In Spirochaetota bacterium, the genomic window ATTTTTCCTCGGATTTTTCCAGTTCTTTAAGCAACCTGTTTTTTTCAATCTGGATTCGCCTCAGGCTCTCTCCCAGGCCGCGGGAGAAGGCCACGATCATCAGCGTGGCGCCAACCATGATTCCGCGCGTGGTCAAGAGCATGGTCGGCAGGAAACCGAACGTCCAGAAGATGTGGGCCAGCCCGCCCGCGAAGAAAAAGCCCCAGCCGGCGTAATAATACCGCGCCGGGGTGTATCCCCTGTATGCATACACCATGGCAACAGCCATAAGTATCGGGATATTCAGAAATGAAGCGTAAATCGCAATAAGAAGCGATTCCTGCATCGGAAGGATGAATGCGAGCACGATTCCGGCGCAATGCAGCGCCGCAAGACACAGCATCATCCGGTGGACCATCGGAGTCACCCGCTTGGTATCAAGGAAACTCATGGCGTGCATCACCGAAAAGAAGAGGCAGCAGAACATCGAAACCGCAAGGCTGTGGTTCGACCACCAGGGTAAGGTCGGCCACAGGAACTGATAGGAAGAACCGTCCAGTACCATTTGCAAAATCAGATACGAGGTGATAAACAGGGAAAAATGGAGATAGCTGAGCTTTCTGATCGAGAAATACATGTACAGGTTGTAGCAGGCCATGATTAATGCGAACGAATAAAACATCCACAGAACGGGCAGATATTTGCTCATCATGCCTATAAAAGTCTCAGGAGACCATGCCCTCAAGTGGAGATCCATCGAGCCTTCGGTCTTAAAGCGCAAATAGTACGTTCTTGCGCCCGGGTCCTCAACGAGCGAAAAAACAAATGTACGGGACTGGATCTCCCGTTCGTGGAAAGGAAGCGTGTCCCCCGCCCTTCGGATTGTATATTCTCCCCCGTTCCCGGGAACATACAATTCCACACTGTCCATATGCGGCGTATCGAGCTCGAGGAACCACCTGACCGGCTCCGAGCCGGCATTGCGGGTCTGAAAGCGCGCCCAGTAGGCCGATCTGGTGTAGCCGAACGAGGGATAATCCTTCCCCGCCGGGGCGAAGCGCAAATCCGGATTCCCTGAAAGTATTTCCTCGATCCCGAGCCTGCCCGATGCATCTTCCATAACTTCACTAAACTGGCCCAGCCTCGCGCCGTTCAGGTTCGAATCAATGGTAATGACGGTTTCCGAATGGAGTTTGAACTTGAGGGCGGGAATCAGCAGCACCATCGCAATGCAGATGTACAACCGTCTGGGCACCACCGGCCTCCGGGAATAGTATTTCAATAACCTCGGGCTTTTTGCGCGGGTTGTCAACTTTTATTCAGAATCCCGGGACCGCGGCAATCCGCCTGGCCGTAAAATCTTCCAACGCCTTACGGGTCATGGCCTTCCGAATCCATCATCAGGCGATCGTGTCTTAACAAAAACTTTACTGGGATTTCCGGATAAACTGGTTTTTAAATTGAGTTTTTTACCGGTGTCGGCAAGCCTGTGTCGGCCCTGTTTTGTCTTCGGCGCTTCATTTTCCGCATCATCATTCAAACGGGGGACCTTCGCGCATGGATATCGTTATCATCATATTGTTGATCCCGCTGGCAATCATCTCCGCGGGCGCCCTCTTCGTGCTATATCTTTTATTCCTTTATCCCAGAGAAATTCTGCGACACCCGATTCCCGTTATCGGAGCCGGGGATGATGGATTCGAAATCAGAGAGATCAAGGGAATACCCTATATCCTCTCGGGCGGGCTGCCGTACCCGACTCACTTCGAACAATCCAGTCACCGGATCTTCGACCTCAACGGCGTTTGGCAAATGCGATTCGACCCGAAAGACCTGGGAGAATCCGCCGGCTGGCCGATCCTAACGCTTCCCGACGATGGCTGGAATCCGGTAAAAATTCCATCAACGTTCAACAACGCGGCGGGCGGTCATACATCATATGAGGGGCCGGTGTGGTTCCACCGGCGATTCAGGACCGGTACCGTGAAGACCGCCGGCCTGATAGCGCGGCTTCGCTTCGACGGCGTTCTGCTGCGAAGCACCGTCTGGCTCAACGGTACGAAGCTCGGCATTCGCGAAGGCGGATATACTCCGTTTTTTTTCGATGTCAGCGGGATACTCAACTACAAGGGCGACAACCATCTTGTCGTCAAAACCGATAACCGTCTCACCTGGACATCCCTCCCCCCGAAGATATGGAAACACCATCATGCCGGATGGCACACCTACGGCGGCATATATCGGGGCGTACGCATTGAGCTTTTGCCTGACCAGTACATATTTAAAGCTGCGGCCGAATCACAGATCTCCGGGAAGTTTGCGAATCTGCGACTGGACGTGCTGGTCCATACCGCAGGCGAAAGGCATGCGTTGTCGCTCACCTGTTCGGTATACGGTCCTGACGGCAGGCGTATCGGAATACGGAAGAAGGGGCCCGTCGAACCTAAGGATGCAATCAGCGCCCACAGGTTCGCCTTCCGCGTCGATCGTCCTTCTCTCTGGAGTCCGGAACATCCGTGCCTGTACACCGTCAGGCTCTCCCTGAGAAGGAAAGGCGCGCGCCAGGACCTGGCCTTCAAGACCGGTATTCGCCGCATATCGGTCGCCGGTACGTCCATCGAGCTGAACGGCTCCCCGGTCTTTCTGAAGGGAATCTGCAAACACGAGGACGACCCCCTTCTCGGCGCCACGCAGAACGCCGCCGTCATCGCTCGCGACCTTGCAATCGTTAAAAAATTGAACGCCAACTACATCCGCATGGCCCACTATCCCCATTGCGTCGAGGAGCTCATTGCGGCGCGCGATGCGGGCCTCCTGCTCGGCGAGGAAATCGCCAATTACCAGACCGGCACCGGCTTCGCCGCCTGGCACGAAGAGAAGCAGGGGATACTCCGGTTCCCCGTTCGAATGTTCGGCATGCGGCAGATGATGAACCGTACCCTCCTGCTCAACGCACAGCGCGAAATCGCCGAGATGATTGAGCGCGACCGCAACAATCCCGCCATCATTATATGGAGCGTCGGCAATGAGACGTATACGCTGTTTAAAAACGGTGAAAAGGTATATGCGTGGCTTCGCGATGTTGTGCGAGCGCTGGATACCACCCGTCCGGTTACGATGGCCGAGCTGACCTACAACATTTCCTTTTTCGATACCAATCGTCGAGCGGCGGCGAGCATGGACGTCATTTCGGTAAACATGTACTGCGGCTGGTATTACGGCGGCACCGCGGACATCGGTCCCCACCTCGACCGTCTGCACCGCAGCTTCCCTGGAAAACCCGTCATCATATCCGAATTCGGAGCCGACGCGGCGCCCGGCCGAAAAGAGGAAGATGGAATCTGGAAAGCCGAACGGGTTGGATTCGGCAAAACCTACTCGGAAGAATACCAGGCAATGGTCATCAGGGAATACTGGAACGCGGCCAGGTCGCGTCCTTTTGTGGCCGGAATATCACCCTGGGTTTTCTCTGATTTTTACTGCACATGGTTTCCCAATAATCCGGTTCCATTTTATAATCTGAAAGGGATTACTTCCGCCAGGCGCGTCCCCAAAGCGGCTTTCCATCTGTTGCGAAAACTCTACGGCGAGAGGTAAGCGACATGTCCCGCGTATTCGATTTCACCAGGTTTCAGCTCGACATCTTCCCCGACTGGGAGCGACAATTCAGGTCCGGAGGCGTCGCTGGTGAATACAGTTATAAAATCGGCGGCCCCACGGATTCATACGGGAGCACCGATATGCTCATCAGCCGTTACATCATAGGCGACCTCGACCTTACCGAGAAGCAGAAAGATGAATGGGCTTCCGTGATCAATCGTTTCCAGCGGCCTGACGGCTGGTACGCAAGGACCTATACCTTTCATCATCGCGAGCATACCACCGCTTATGCGGTGGCCGCGCTCAGGCTTATCGACCGCCGGCCGTCGTGGCCGTTGGCCTGGTCTTCGAAAATCCTTGCAGACCGTGCCTCGATGGAGCGATGGATCAATGGGGTTAACTGGTCGATCATATGGCCCGGTTCCCACGTCGTCTCGGGCGTTCCCGCGGCCCTTGCCATGACCGGGGAGGGCGCCGACAATTTCTACGACTGGTACTTCGACTGGCTCGACCGCGCCGCCGATCCAAAATCCGGTTTCTGGTGCCGGGGGCTCGTTCACAGGTTGGGATTAATCCGCCGGCCGACCAAGCATGAGATGGGCGGCGCCTTCCATATGTATTACGTCTACGAGTACTTCGGAAGAAAATGGCGCCACCCCGAAAAGGTCGTCGACCACACCCTTCGTCTCCAGCGCGCGAACGGCCTGTGGGATGCGGACGTCACCTACTGTATCGACCTTGACGGGGTTTACTGCCTCACGCGCTCCAGCCGCAACGCCGGCTGGTACCGTAAAGATGACGTGTATCGCGCATGCGTGCGCTATCTCGAAACCGCCGAAAGGATCCTTAACGACCGTGAGTTCATGTTCAAGAGATATCGAAACTCGCACATCCTGACAGGCGCGCTCGGCGCCGTTGCCGAATGCGAATTGTTTTTCCCGGATACCATCCGAACCGCATGCCCGTGGAGGCAGTCGCTCGACAAGGCCTGTTTTATTTGAACGTAAAAATACCCCGAGGAAGGGCACGGAGCGTACGGTAGCAACATCAAATATATGGAATTCTTACATTGAGGTGTCGCATGGCGTAGCACTGCGGCACGATCCCCGCCGGCGGCGGTGGAACGCCCCGAAAAACCATGGAGGCGCGCCACGTGCGGCGGCGGTAAACCAAAGGAAGAGGCTATTCAGATGAAATTCAATTATGGCAAGATATTTCTGCTCGGCTTCGGCTCGTTCGGGTTCAGCGCCGTCTGGTTTATTTATAACAGCTTTGTCCCACTCTTCCTGCAGGAGCGTTTCCTCATGGCGCCGGCAATGATCGGTTTTTTCATGACGCTTGACAATATAGCGGCGCTTTTTATTCAGCCGCCGATGGGGGCGTGGTCCGACCGGGTCCGAACACGCATCGGGCGCCGAATGCCGTTTATCATCCTCGGGATCCCGGTGGCGGCCACGGCTTTCGTTTTCGTCCCCCTGGCTCCGATACTCCCTCTATTCGCCGTCTGTACGGGTACATTTATTCTCAGCATGGCAATCTGGCGCACTCCGGTGGTCGCACTTCTTGCCGACATCACCCCTTCCGCCAACCGCTCACAGGCGAACGGAATCACTAATTTTATGGGCGGAATCGGCGGAATCATAGCCGCCCTCGGCGGAGGGGCCCTATTCGCCATGAACCATGCATATCCGTTCTGGCTGGGATCGTGCCTGGTGGTCCTCGCCGGCGGCATGCTTTTCGCCTTCATCCGCGAACCAAGGGAATACGAATCGAACTTCGAGGAAAAGCCGGAGCTTTGGGCGAACCTCAAGATTATACTGCGCGACCGGGAGCGCAGCGCCCTGCGTATTTTTCTCGCACATTTCTTCTGGTTTATCGCCCTTAACGCCATCGAAGCGTTTTTCACCCTGTACGCAAAGAATCACCTCGGCTATCCCGGGGAGCACGGTTCGCGCATCCTGGGTCAGTTCCTGCTCACGCTGGTGCTGTTCGCGCTTCCGGCCGGGATCATTGGCGGCAAAATCGGAAGGAAACGCTCGATCATGCTCGGCCTTTCGGTTCTCATGGTGACGCTCCTTACGATCTTTTTTCTGGACCGCGAAGTCCTTACAATCGTTCTGACAACGCTGCCGGTACTGGGCTCCGTGCCGGTCGTCGGCGGATTGCTTATGATCTGCGGCATCGCCTGGATGATGGTGAACGTCAATTCTCTCCCGATGGTGGTCGATATGACCGACGGTCTTCGCGCCGGCACGTATACCGGTATCTATTACCTGTTTATAACCGCAGCGGCGATCGCCGGACCCAATATCAATGGATGGATAATACAGCTCTCCGGAAGCGATTACAGCTCGATCTACATCTCCTCCGCGGTTTTCGTCGGAATAGCCTTTATCATGATGCTTGGTGTGCGCAGGGGCGAGGCGCGGTCCGGTCATTCGGTGAAGGTTGACTGACAATAATAAGCGGGAGCTCCAGGACCACGGTGTAAGCCGATCGTATCCCCGGATTACACCGGAAAAGCGAAATAGTCCCTGGCGTTGAAATAACAGATGTCCTGGACCATCCGGCCGAGAAGGTCCGTGTCGCGGGGAACGAGGCCGGTTTCCATGTCCGAACCGATCAGGTTGCACAGCACACGCCTGAAGTACTCGTGGCGCGGAAAAGACAGAAAGCTCCTCGAATCGGTCGTCATCCCGATGAACCGGGCCAGAAGCCCCATGTTGGAAAGGGCGTTCATCTGCGCTTCCATGCCGTCCTTCTGGTCCAGGAACCACCAGCCGCTGCCGAACTGAAGTTTGCCGGGCACCGAACCGTCCTGGAAATTACCAATCATTGTTGCGAAGAGCGCGTTGTCCGCCGGGTTGATGGTATAGAGGATGGTCCTTGCGAGCTGGCCCCGGCGATCCAGGCGGTCCAGGAAGCGGGAGGTCGACCGGCCGTGCGCGAAATCCCCTATCGAATCGTAGCCGGTATCCTGACCGAGCGCAACGAACATCCGGGCGTTCGTATTGCGCAGCACGCCCACATGAAACTGCTGCGCCCATCCCTTTCCCCAATCCATCACCGCCAGCCGGTGAAGCAGGGCCGATTGAAACTCAATCGTTTCACCTTCCGCAACCGCCTCGCCTTTCAGCGCGCGGGCGAATATACCGCGCACCCTCTTCTCGCCCCAGTCCACCGACGGGATCGACTCCAGCCCGTGGTCGGAAAGCCTGCAGCCGGCCTCATGGAAAAACTCGTGCCGCGCATCGAGCGCATCGAGCAGGTCGTCGTATTTCCGTATCCTGATGCCGGTCCGCTCTTCAAGCCTCTCCCGCCATGGCCCGAAGACGTGCGGCCTGTCCACCGCGAGCGCCCTGTCCGGCCTCCAGGCCGGAAGCAGCGCGAATGGCGCCTCTCCGCCCGCCGTCCATGCGCGATGATGTTCGAGTGAATCCACAGGATCGTCGGTGGTACACACTGTCTCGACGTTGAATTTTTTCACTATCGAGCGCGCACCGAAACCGGGAGAGGCGAGCGCCTCGTTGCACGCGTCGAATATCCAGTCGGCGGTTTCATCGCTCAGGAGCCTGTCGTCAATACCGAAGACGCGCGCCAGTTCGAGATGCGTCCAGTGATAGAGGGGGTTCCTGAGAGTGCGGGGAACGGTGCGCGCCCACGCCCTGAATTTCTCCCTGTCGCCGGCGTCGCCGGTAATAAGGCGCTCATCGATGCCGTTGGCCCTCATGGCCCTCCATTTGTAATGGTCGCCCTCGAGCCAGGCTTCGGTGACGCTCCCGAAACGATGGTCGGCCGAAAGCCGTCCCGGATCAAGATGGCAGTGGTAATCGATGATCGGCATCGCCGCGGCGTAGTCGTGAAAGAGCCTGCGCGCGCTCTCCGACTGAAGCATGAAATCGTCGTGAATAAACCGTTCCATTCGGCTCCTATTTCCCGAGCAGGGCGAGATGTTTTCCTATGTGGGCGGCCAGCATGTCGCGATACAGGTCTTCTTCCGCATCGAGGGCCGACAGGAATTCCTGTCCAAGCGGATTGATCGTTCCCTCCGCCGTCCTGTTCAGGATGAATCCGTACGTGATGTGCAGCACCTGCCGGGCATTGTCGTCGTCGAGATATCCTGATAGATCACCATCGGCGACAGAATCGAGCGGAGCGATGGATGCCGGGTCGGCAGACACATGATAATATTCCCGGGCCAGCGAAAAGCTCTCGATCGCTTTTGCGTGTACTTTCCTATAAAGCGTCGGGTTCCTGCGCGCGACGAGCCTGACCGCTTCGAGCCAGCTGGTCCCCGCGGTTTTTACATGGAATCGTCCGCCTGTGAGTTCGCCTATTGCGGGAAATACGGCGAACTTGTCGCTGCCCGAATGAACGCTCAGGCGGTAACCGAAATCGTCGGCTATCGCGGCGTGGACCGCGAACTCCATCTCGAATCGGTCCGCGCTGCCGCGGTAATCGACGCCTTTCTGGAACTCTCCGCAGAAACGCGGAGCGATACTGGTAAGCTCGACCCCGCGCCGTCTAAGCTCGGCGGCGACCAGATAATGCGCCTCGGGCGTGGTCGGCGTGGACGTTTCGTCGATAGAAAGCTCGAAATCGATTTCCCTGCCCGCGGTCCGAATATGGTCTTTGAATATTTTCTCCGCGAAATCAATGACGCCTGAATACAGGAGCATGCACCGGGCGAGCTCCTCCCGATCAAAGAAGATCTCGGCGGTGCCGACCCTGAACGACTCTCCAGAGTATGCGCGCTCATACCCCCCGCGGACGACTGACGGAATTTCGGCATAGCGCTTTTTAAGCGCCTGCGGGCCGAGTGATTCCGTCGTCGCGTCGATAAATTCCGAACAGTCGAGCGTAATCATCGAAAAACCAAGCCCGATTGCCGCCGCTATATCGGCCTCGTTTTTAAGATGGTCGCCGTCGGCTCCGTACCCCCCGACATATCCTTCGCGAAGAACGGCGAAACAGGCGGCATCGAGGACGTCCGAATATGTCCTGCCGGTCAGCGAAAGCTCGCGCATGCTCTGCTGGGCGAGGATAGGGAATACGCCCTTCCCCTCCAAGGCCCGTATATGCCCTGAGGACGCACGTCCGAGCCTGTCACCGAGACCGATCCCGGCGCGGAGCCTACCTGCCGGCGCAGGGATCGTAAAGGGAAAGTGCCGGTTGATCGCGCTGCGCGTGGCTTCATTCAGGGGACACAACCGGCAGGAACCGGCCTCCTGCCCCCCGAGAGCATCGAATAATGGGCCCGATCCGGTGGCAAGCAGCTGGCCGATCCCGCCCCTGCGTATCATGAGAATGCGGGTATTGTCTACGACGAGGCGGGAACGCGGATATACATGTAAGTCTCCGAAGGTTTCCGGAACTTCATCACGAGAAAGCGAATCCGCGATATGTCGTATATCTTCCATACCAATCATCTCTCAATTGACGCGCACCGCGGTGCCCGGAGGTTTACTTCTTTTTATTAATTTCGCCCCTTCCCTTAAGAACGGCGCCTATATTCCAGGCCTGGCCTACGTAATCGCCAACCCTGTAATAGGCCCGTTCATGCATCGCGAAGAGGAGCGGATCGATTTTTTTAACATCGAGCCGGCCTTCGGTAAGATAGCGGTTTTCAGTATATACCGAAACGATCTCCGCTATATACGCGATATCGACATCAAAATCAATAGTCTGTACCAGGCGGCATTCGAGGTTAAGCGGGCATTCCTCAATCATCGGAGCCGTCTGAAGCTTCCCGTAAAAACTAACAAATACGGCCGATTTATCGACCTCGGCCCCGGATACCAGTCCGCAATAATCCGTTTTTACGGCCATTTCCGCTGACGGGATGTTTACGCTGAATGTCTTGTTTTCTATTATGCCGATATTGGTGTAATGAGAGTGGTTGATTGAAACGGAAATTATTGGAGGGTGCGCATTCATTATGCCGCAGAACGCTACAACCAGATAATTCGGCCTTCCCTCGACGTTCGCCCCCACGAGCGTCGCCGGCATGGGATATAGGAAGGAACGGGCGTCCAGTTCATGCTTTTTCACTTCTCACCACCGTGCGCATCTAATCCCTGTTCAATCTAACCGCATGGTCAATAATTTCAAGAAAAACGCATCTTTGCAGCTATAATTTTAATAACGGTTAAGCTATCCCCATGTGATCCTGCAATGAGTTTTTGCGGTATGATGGAATTATTTTTTTGGACTCGCCATGCAGCGATAATTTTATCGAAAATCGACATTGAATCCGGCTTTACGGATATTTATCTTGACAAATTCGAATAGCGATGAATTATGCTCATAATATGAATATGGTTCATTTAGCAGGGTTTGCCATTTGAAATTCTTTAATCGGCATATTTGTGCAGCATACCGTGTTTTGTGCAACCGGCGATTTTCCCTGCTGCAGCATGGTTGCCGCCCTGAAGGGTTTTCTGGATTACAATTGCATAAAAACAACTATGCGATATGATTTACCGGAATATTTGCGA contains:
- a CDS encoding 7TM-DISM domain-containing protein, yielding MPRRLYICIAMVLLIPALKFKLHSETVITIDSNLNGARLGQFSEVMEDASGRLGIEEILSGNPDLRFAPAGKDYPSFGYTRSAYWARFQTRNAGSEPVRWFLELDTPHMDSVELYVPGNGGEYTIRRAGDTLPFHEREIQSRTFVFSLVEDPGARTYYLRFKTEGSMDLHLRAWSPETFIGMMSKYLPVLWMFYSFALIMACYNLYMYFSIRKLSYLHFSLFITSYLILQMVLDGSSYQFLWPTLPWWSNHSLAVSMFCCLFFSVMHAMSFLDTKRVTPMVHRMMLCLAALHCAGIVLAFILPMQESLLIAIYASFLNIPILMAVAMVYAYRGYTPARYYYAGWGFFFAGGLAHIFWTFGFLPTMLLTTRGIMVGATLMIVAFSRGLGESLRRIQIEKNRLLKELEKSEEKYRGLVENLNDVIFSLDKNGKFTYISSAIARISSYYTADDILGKNFVDFIHPDDLQGVFESRARTLDGKFEPLEYRLVDKDGKAVYVRTSSRPVFEGGQAVGITGIITDITEQKRARDQLSASLNEKDILLKEIHHRVKNNMQIISSLLNLQLDGIKEESQKTALLDCQSRIYSMALVHERIYKSESFERVDFAGYIEVLANMLLQSHAGYRSGIHLDLNLESIYIPLEKSVSCGLIVNELITNGLRHAFMEMERGTLAITLRREGDMILLQVADDGKGLPEGFDPMKQETLGIQLVHMLVEQMRGTLEITSADGTCFRVLFAAESLFGQ
- a CDS encoding glycoside hydrolase family 2 TIM barrel-domain containing protein, which codes for MDIVIIILLIPLAIISAGALFVLYLLFLYPREILRHPIPVIGAGDDGFEIREIKGIPYILSGGLPYPTHFEQSSHRIFDLNGVWQMRFDPKDLGESAGWPILTLPDDGWNPVKIPSTFNNAAGGHTSYEGPVWFHRRFRTGTVKTAGLIARLRFDGVLLRSTVWLNGTKLGIREGGYTPFFFDVSGILNYKGDNHLVVKTDNRLTWTSLPPKIWKHHHAGWHTYGGIYRGVRIELLPDQYIFKAAAESQISGKFANLRLDVLVHTAGERHALSLTCSVYGPDGRRIGIRKKGPVEPKDAISAHRFAFRVDRPSLWSPEHPCLYTVRLSLRRKGARQDLAFKTGIRRISVAGTSIELNGSPVFLKGICKHEDDPLLGATQNAAVIARDLAIVKKLNANYIRMAHYPHCVEELIAARDAGLLLGEEIANYQTGTGFAAWHEEKQGILRFPVRMFGMRQMMNRTLLLNAQREIAEMIERDRNNPAIIIWSVGNETYTLFKNGEKVYAWLRDVVRALDTTRPVTMAELTYNISFFDTNRRAAASMDVISVNMYCGWYYGGTADIGPHLDRLHRSFPGKPVIISEFGADAAPGRKEEDGIWKAERVGFGKTYSEEYQAMVIREYWNAARSRPFVAGISPWVFSDFYCTWFPNNPVPFYNLKGITSARRVPKAAFHLLRKLYGER
- a CDS encoding MFS transporter, which gives rise to MKFNYGKIFLLGFGSFGFSAVWFIYNSFVPLFLQERFLMAPAMIGFFMTLDNIAALFIQPPMGAWSDRVRTRIGRRMPFIILGIPVAATAFVFVPLAPILPLFAVCTGTFILSMAIWRTPVVALLADITPSANRSQANGITNFMGGIGGIIAALGGGALFAMNHAYPFWLGSCLVVLAGGMLFAFIREPREYESNFEEKPELWANLKIILRDRERSALRIFLAHFFWFIALNAIEAFFTLYAKNHLGYPGEHGSRILGQFLLTLVLFALPAGIIGGKIGRKRSIMLGLSVLMVTLLTIFFLDREVLTIVLTTLPVLGSVPVVGGLLMICGIAWMMVNVNSLPMVVDMTDGLRAGTYTGIYYLFITAAAIAGPNINGWIIQLSGSDYSSIYISSAVFVGIAFIMMLGVRRGEARSGHSVKVD
- the uxaC gene encoding glucuronate isomerase, whose amino-acid sequence is MERFIHDDFMLQSESARRLFHDYAAAMPIIDYHCHLDPGRLSADHRFGSVTEAWLEGDHYKWRAMRANGIDERLITGDAGDREKFRAWARTVPRTLRNPLYHWTHLELARVFGIDDRLLSDETADWIFDACNEALASPGFGARSIVKKFNVETVCTTDDPVDSLEHHRAWTAGGEAPFALLPAWRPDRALAVDRPHVFGPWRERLEERTGIRIRKYDDLLDALDARHEFFHEAGCRLSDHGLESIPSVDWGEKRVRGIFARALKGEAVAEGETIEFQSALLHRLAVMDWGKGWAQQFHVGVLRNTNARMFVALGQDTGYDSIGDFAHGRSTSRFLDRLDRRGQLARTILYTINPADNALFATMIGNFQDGSVPGKLQFGSGWWFLDQKDGMEAQMNALSNMGLLARFIGMTTDSRSFLSFPRHEYFRRVLCNLIGSDMETGLVPRDTDLLGRMVQDICYFNARDYFAFPV
- a CDS encoding tagaturonate epimerase family protein gives rise to the protein MEDIRHIADSLSRDEVPETFGDLHVYPRSRLVVDNTRILMIRRGGIGQLLATGSGPLFDALGGQEAGSCRLCPLNEATRSAINRHFPFTIPAPAGRLRAGIGLGDRLGRASSGHIRALEGKGVFPILAQQSMRELSLTGRTYSDVLDAACFAVLREGYVGGYGADGDHLKNEADIAAAIGLGFSMITLDCSEFIDATTESLGPQALKKRYAEIPSVVRGGYERAYSGESFRVGTAEIFFDREELARCMLLYSGVIDFAEKIFKDHIRTAGREIDFELSIDETSTPTTPEAHYLVAAELRRRGVELTSIAPRFCGEFQKGVDYRGSADRFEMEFAVHAAIADDFGYRLSVHSGSDKFAVFPAIGELTGGRFHVKTAGTSWLEAVRLVARRNPTLYRKVHAKAIESFSLAREYYHVSADPASIAPLDSVADGDLSGYLDDDNARQVLHITYGFILNRTAEGTINPLGQEFLSALDAEEDLYRDMLAAHIGKHLALLGK
- a CDS encoding flavin reductase family protein; translation: MKKHELDARSFLYPMPATLVGANVEGRPNYLVVAFCGIMNAHPPIISVSINHSHYTNIGIIENKTFSVNIPSAEMAVKTDYCGLVSGAEVDKSAVFVSFYGKLQTAPMIEECPLNLECRLVQTIDFDVDIAYIAEIVSVYTENRYLTEGRLDVKKIDPLLFAMHERAYYRVGDYVGQAWNIGAVLKGRGEINKKK